The sequence below is a genomic window from Wyeomyia smithii strain HCP4-BCI-WySm-NY-G18 chromosome 1, ASM2978416v1, whole genome shotgun sequence.
gataccgacaggcacggaacagccaaaactcagtcctccgaaggaagaagcgccagcaagaggaacgagatcgcgtagcgatggaagagctgtaccaagctaacgacactcggaagttctactaGAAGCTgacagctcccgcaaaggctttgtgccgcaagccgatatgtgcaggagcttggatggcaacctccttacagacgagtgtgaggggatcgaaaggtggaggcagcacttcgacgagcatctaaacggcgatgcagtagagcgcgaggacggtatggcaattgatcttggtgcacgagcagaagacatcagaattccagcccccgatcttctggaggtggaggaggagattggtcggctgaaaaacaataaagctgctggagtggaccaacttcccagcgagctattgaaatacggtggagaaacactcgCTAGAGCCgtggtcattgtcaaggtttgggaggaagaacgagtaccggaggagtggatggagggtattgtgtgtcccatctacaaaaagggcgacaaactggagtgctgcaattaccgggcaatcactctgttgaacgccgcctacaagatactctcccaaatactttgccgtcgactatcaccatttgcgaagcagttcgtggggcactacaaggcgggatttatgggtgcccgcgccaccacggatcagatattcgcggttcggcaggttatgcagaaatgccgcgaatataacgtgcccacacatcatttgttcatcggttttaaatcggcgtacgacacaatcgatcgggacaagctatggcaaattatgcacgactacggatttccggacaaactgacgcgctcggtcaaagcgacgatggatcgagtgatgtgtgtagttcgagtttcgggggcactctcgagccccttcgaaacccgaagaggtctaaggcaaggtgatggtctctcgtgcctactgtttaacattgccctggaaggtgtcattagaagagcggggattaacacgagtggcacgatattccaaaagtcggttcaactgtttggtttcgccgacgatattgacattgtggctcggacctttgtgaagatggcggatacgtacatcggactaaaggctgaagccaaacggattggactggtcatcaatgcatcgaagacgaagtacatgaaaggaaggggttcacgagatcACAGTGCTTACcttccacctcgagttcaaattggtggtgatgaaatcgaggtggttgatgagttcgtgtatctgggctcactggtaactgccgacaacgataccagcagagaaattcaacggcgcattatggcaggaaatcgtgcatactttggtctctggaggacgctccgatcgagtagaattcgtcgccggaccaagttaaccatctacaagacgctgatcagacaggtagtcctctacgggcatgagacatggataAGCAtagtggaggaccaacgcgcccttgcggtcttcgagcggaaggtgttgcgtaccatcttcggtggactgcagatggaaaacggagtgtggagaaggcgaatgaaccacgaactgcaggagctgcttggggagccatctatcgtccacaccgctaagataggcaggttgcggtgggctgggcatgttgtaaggatgtcagacgacagcccggtaaagatggttcttgaaaccaatccgtcagggacgagacggagaggtgcacagcgggcaaggtggatcgatcaggtgggaGACGACCTGCGGACTCTACGCAGAccgcagagctggcgaactgcagccatggaccgagtggaatggagacgactcttacgtacagcaaaggccacaccacggcttgggactgtttggtaaggtaagccACAATGTCTTGGAATCCAATGCAAATTTTCTGAGTATGTTTGATACAGCtatcgcaatgtgagaatacatttccagacaatcttggatgttcATTTATGAGCACAATGAGACAATTTTGGATGTTcatgactgtcagagaaaacacaaatattttcatgtctgtattttctagtcagacaAGCAGTCGCACATTCAAGAATTGCAAATACCTCcacttgaaacactgttggccagcgGCATTACTGCCTACTAAACAATATTtcgaaataatcgttatttttctggacgATGTCattgagtggcacgtctgtttggcACATTTCCAACcaaggaagcaaaaaataacCGCTCGGGGCTAAATCTGGCCAACACGGAGTATGAGGAATCTGTTCGTAGCACAATTCCTTTAGTTTATCTATCATACCGCGAGCAGAATGAGCGGGAATATTGTCTTGGTGAAAGAGCACTTTTTCTCCATATACAGCCGTTTCACTTTGActtcaattttcaattattccaataaacaataatattatttattaatgaTTGTTCCACATTGAAGGAAGCCGCCGGATGCATTGCGCTTCTATAAAAAATACTAGCTCACACTGTACACGAACGACTCACACCGGGCAAAAGGCACTCTGCCAACCACCGTTTGGACACAGCAGCGTAGTGGTGAACCCATGTTTCATCCGTGGAAACTAATCGCCGCAAAAGTTTTCTTCTATTGCGCGTAATCGATGCCAGATTTTTATAAGGATAGTTAGATACGTGAAGTACTAGTTGTTTATATTTGTGTACTGATACTAAGACAAATTTAGCTAATTTCTGCAATAATGCAAAAAAGCATTCTTTCTTACTCGCTATAGCTAGTTTTGaatttgtcaaaaaaatgtTAGAAGTTCGAACTGACGATTTTAAATTTACTTTTCATACAAATATCTATACATAATATGAAGCGGCGCTCTAGGTTGCATGAAAATTATCGCCCCTAGGTCGCAGTAAAATTATCTTGAAACCAACAGGCGAAAATGTACATAATTGTCGTGGGTGTCCCCTCCTAAGAATGACACGCATGATAGGGTAACGACCCTAGAATTCGCCCACTTTATCCGAGTACCCAAAATTCGCCCACctatttttttactgtttgcaatatagtgtcaactcttagaaccgtgtttaaacataaaaaagaaatagctgagattgaaaataaattattatttggcaTAATTCAATAAGAAACCCCGTAAACAATCAGTTGATTATCGAGTTGTTGGGTCAGGGCGAATTGTGGGGTTCATAGCCTAATCGATAATTATTTTCGCGGATGTCATGCTCTAAAGGTGACACGCATGAAAATACTCTCATGGGTGTCACAGATCATCGATCATACTGTCGTTTTGTCATGGATAAACGTTCTCTGAATGAGAAGGAGATTATTCGTGTTATTAAACCGGACTTAAGGTTACCAATTATAAACTGTTTTCAAACTGAAACAATTACTGACTGAAACACATAACTCTGATAACTAGGAACATTTGTATTTAATATATGATTAAATCAACAGTATGGGAATGAATaaaataacaaacgtacaatcGCCACCCGAGGTATCTAATCAAATTCAGCTGATTCACAGCTGTTCCTCTTTGATAACCGACTTCCCATTGTGATCCCGAGAAATGCGGTAATaactaaaagaaaaaatatagtagaaaaaaaaattccttctCTAACTTCATGAACATACGTATCAAACTTCTCCAGCTTGGTCACAAATTCCTCATCGTGAGTGATAATAATCAGTAAAAAGTTTCCGTTCTCGCGCTCACTGACAATGCTGCGCAAACTCTCGCACAGCGAACCAATATTTTCCCGGTCCAAGTTGGTGGTTGGTTCGTCCAGTGCCATCACGCCACAATTGTTACTGAATGTTTCCGCCAGCGCCATCCGAATGATTAACGAGGCCAATACCTTTTGGCCGGCACTGCAACGACCTCGCATATCTATTTCTACGCCATTCTTGGCCTGCACTACGCGATAATTGTATGCGCGACGTTTTTCAACTGTCTTACTTTCCGCTTTAGTTTCATCTTCTGTTTTAATACAAATGCAATCGATGTCATTACCCCGGTAGATATCTCTCCAAAGCGAGGAAATAGACTGATTGATCTGCTCCATCTTTTCCGCGTGGTATTTCATCAGCGCCCATTCCAGAGCATTTCGATACTTCAAAATGTCGCTAGTAAGCTTCTTCAGCACCACTAACTCACTGAAagatttaagataatttctaacAGCGTTCTTGAACTCTGGGCGCTCCAATTCTCTCTTCAAGTCTCGCACTTGATTTTCCAGCTGCGTCATTTCGCCattaatttcactttttttagcCTGAATAGCATCCCGTTGTTCGAGCAGCTGATTGCGCTCCCTACTGATATTtggagcgttcatgtccccgatgctGCGCATCAGTGTATCAAGCTTGTCCTGCAATGCTTCGGTTTCAGCGGACAGCTTCTTAAGATCACGGTTATCTAGAAAGTCGCGCTCTATCATATCTTGATTAGAAATGTCTTTCTTCAAATCATCTATCTGAGTACTGATTTCCTCGATGCCTTTGCTTATCTGAgaagaaaattttgtttattataaaaatcaaacaaatatgACGTTGGTGAATTACCTTCTTCATATCCTCACTTGCATCTTGCAacttttgctttagtttttgaaTCTCATCAGCCAGGTTAAGCTTATCCAAAGCTTCTAATTCCTTACCCAGCCGACCAATTTCAACGTCCATTCGCTTGAGTTGCTCCAGTGCAGAGTGTGCCTTATTAATCTTGACTCTATTCTCCTCCTTGGTTTTGTTCTTGGTATCTTCCTCTTTAATCAGATTTTGCTGAACCGGACCTAGTTTACGTTCCGCTTCATCCATATCCTTTTTGCAGGCAGCAATTTTTGCACCAAGTTCCacttctttctctttcttttgaTCCAAGGATTGAATCGATTCCTGCAGTTTAATCTTCTTCTCCTTCATCTGGTTGTAACGCTGATGTAAACCATTTAACCGTTCCGTTTCCTCATCAATCTTGTTTTGGAGAGCATCTATTGAGATACGTTCTCCACGCAGTTCGCCCCGAACGGAGTCACGTTCCAGCTTCAGATCCTCCAAGGAAGAGTTGGTTCCTTTAGGTGTCCTTTCTGCCAACTCTTGCTTTAAATCGGCAACGTTCTTTTTCATACGTTCTAAATCTTTGGCTGATTCGTCCAAAATGCTCATATCACCCAAAATAGAGTTAATGAGTTGAACATTTGAGTTGGGCTCTAGGATCGACATTTGGTATTCCTCCAGGTCGGCAGATGCTTGCGTCAAGCGACGCTCTGTTTCTTGCAGCAACTCTTTCAACTTCGGGATCTCCACCGTCTGTTTCTCTACCCGCTCCGAGTAAGGCTGCAGAGCCAGCAATCGCTCGCATTTTGCTTGGTCGGCTTTCAGTTGCTTTTCGAGCAATTCAATTTTCTCTGGCAAGCGACGAATTTCATCGGACAGTTCCGAGCTGACATCCTGCACATCCGAACCGGCCATATCCTTATGGCAAACTGGACAACAGTGATCATCCTCAATGCGAGAAATGTACTTCTTGTAAAGAACCTCAGCCGAACGTAGCTCACCATGTTCAAGATTACTTTTCGTTATTTTCTCCTTCAATTTTGCCAGGACTTCCTCATATGATTTTCCCTGACATGCTGCGTAAATTTTCTCCTTATTTTCCGCGAGTTCTTTTTCCATTCGTTCCAAATCGCGCCTCTGCGAACGTCTGGTTGTTTCCATCTCGGTAACAGTTGCCTGTGAACGGCGTGTCGATTCGTTCAGTTGCTTGATCTGTCGCTGTAGATTTTCGTACAAATCCTGCACATTACGCTTGTAGTTAACTTCAAtagatctgaaaaaaaaacaaatattgaaTACCTTGTCACTTACCAGACAGCAGCACATACCTGTTCGGAAACAGTCGTTTCAAATTATCCGAGTGCTTACTTCGTACCCGTCTTAATTCGGCCTCTTTGCCAGTCAGTTGTTGCTCCTTAAGGCCAAGTTCTGTGGCTTTAGCTGCGACAGCATCCAAGGCGGAAATTTGCTCTTCCACCCGGTCCAGTCGGGATTGCAACTCCTCGCGctttttcttcttttcaatCAGCTGCTGACGCATACCATCGACGTTAGAGTTGGCTTTTTGACTTTCATACTCTCGTTCTAGTTTTTCAATTTCGGTAACCAGCTTCTTCAACATCTCCGCCGAACGTTCGATGGCCGCGATCTCGGATTGCGTTTGAGCTTTTTCCCTAGTGAAATCGGCCACCATCTGGCCCTTTTGACGGAAATCTGCTTCAAGTTTGGCTTTCTCCTCGCGTAATTTATCGACCGCTCGCTGGGCCCTCTGATCTGCTTCGTCGTGCGAACGAATCATTGCCTGGATTTCGCTTTCCTCCG
It includes:
- the LOC129734105 gene encoding DNA repair protein RAD50, which produces MSTISKLEIRGIRSFGVESEDVQKIKFQSPLTLIVGQNGCGKTTIIECLKYGLTGEVPPGTDRGKAFVHDPKIFNTVESLGQVKLMVKDITGNRVTATRSMRVSHKGNTKQAKFETLDSVVTMENVVSGQKTNISRPRVADINNDMCDAMGVSKAIINNVIFCHQEDSNWPLEEPKELKKKFDAIFGTTEYNRVIEKLIKISKEYSDRQKEKAGDLKLLENIKNQTEIKRVQLEKTERKKEDKRAIVKSLDGSLQPIFERLEQIAIIERDYSKLKQQEIEYKSKINTKEEQQKQLHSKIRTLFTGSLPELEVEIRTFQQSMNTKRSELREAESDLVSRKGQEKSLQNKLRELETHRVQLISKRQQEQELIGDRSKKIEDLCVRMKLPAGGDYESDALALEGALKAIKHGLRSEESEIQAMIRSHDEADQRAQRAVDKLREEKAKLEADFRQKGQMVADFTREKAQTQSEIAAIERSAEMLKKLVTEIEKLEREYESQKANSNVDGMRQQLIEKKKKREELQSRLDRVEEQISALDAVAAKATELGLKEQQLTGKEAELRRVRSKHSDNLKRLFPNRSIEVNYKRNVQDLYENLQRQIKQLNESTRRSQATVTEMETTRRSQRRDLERMEKELAENKEKIYAACQGKSYEEVLAKLKEKITKSNLEHGELRSAEVLYKKYISRIEDDHCCPVCHKDMAGSDVQDVSSELSDEIRRLPEKIELLEKQLKADQAKCERLLALQPYSERVEKQTVEIPKLKELLQETERRLTQASADLEEYQMSILEPNSNVQLINSILGDMSILDESAKDLERMKKNVADLKQELAERTPKGTNSSLEDLKLERDSVRGELRGERISIDALQNKIDEETERLNGLHQRYNQMKEKKIKLQESIQSLDQKKEKEVELGAKIAACKKDMDEAERKLGPVQQNLIKEEDTKNKTKEENRVKINKAHSALEQLKRMDVEIGRLGKELEALDKLNLADEIQKLKQKLQDASEDMKKISKGIEEISTQIDDLKKDISNQDMIERDFLDNRDLKKLSAETEALQDKLDTLMRSIGDMNAPNISRERNQLLEQRDAIQAKKSEINGEMTQLENQVRDLKRELERPEFKNAVRNYLKSFSELVVLKKLTSDILKYRNALEWALMKYHAEKMEQINQSISSLWRDIYRGNDIDCICIKTEDETKAESKTVEKRRAYNYRVVQAKNGVEIDMRGRCSAGQKVLASLIIRMALAETFSNNCGVMALDEPTTNLDRENIGSLCESLRSIVSERENGNFLLIIITHDEEFVTKLEKFDTYYRISRDHNGKSVIKEEQL